A single Paenibacillus sp. FSL R5-0517 DNA region contains:
- a CDS encoding GNAT family N-acetyltransferase: MKFIKYTQPDFDDYYALVSNTEVMKQITERAIPEQEARTQFESMLEFNERSTCGHYRVFSEEGAGVAYAKLIPDQKDPNRAEIGYMILPEHWGQGQGTSIASRLIIQAQAAGIGSLYAVIDPSNVASRQILTRQNFVSTWTGDYDGLPGEILELDLQMKR, encoded by the coding sequence ATGAAATTCATTAAATACACACAACCTGATTTTGACGATTATTACGCATTGGTTTCCAATACGGAAGTGATGAAACAGATTACAGAACGGGCAATACCGGAGCAAGAGGCGAGAACGCAATTCGAATCCATGCTGGAGTTTAATGAACGTTCCACATGTGGACATTACCGAGTATTCAGTGAAGAAGGTGCGGGAGTAGCCTATGCCAAACTGATTCCAGATCAGAAAGACCCGAATCGGGCTGAAATAGGTTATATGATTCTGCCCGAACATTGGGGCCAAGGCCAAGGCACATCCATTGCGTCACGGTTGATTATCCAGGCACAGGCCGCAGGGATTGGATCGCTCTATGCTGTTATCGATCCGTCTAACGTCGCTTCCCGCCAGATTTTAACCAGACAGAACTTTGTATCCACCTGGACAGGCGATTATGATGGTCTTCCTGGTGAGATTTTGGAGTTAGATCTTCAAATGAAGCGGTAA
- a CDS encoding OFA family MFS transporter produces MNRWLIVLGTIIVQMGLGTIYTWSLFNQPLSDRFGWDVSSVAITFSITSFALAFATLFAGRLQERWGLQRLIRVAGVVLGLGLILSSQVSSLTLLYILAGFVVGFADGTAYITSLSNLIKWFPERKGLISGISVGAFGTGSLLFKYVNSALIGAVGPAQAFMYWGIIVLVLVVAGSFLIREAVVREQAPASKNGPKQVVARQDYTVKEMLRTKEAYMLFVIFFTACMSGLYLIGIVKDIGVQLAGLDVATAANAVAMVAIFNTAGRIILGALSDKVGRMKVIAGALLVTAVAVMTLSLVPLTFGIFFACVAAVAFCFGGNITVFPAIVADYFGLKNQSKNYGVIYQGFGFGALAGSFISALLGGFHLTFIVIAVLCAVSLLLALIITPPGQGRRERQREKQMNLKPSSRAS; encoded by the coding sequence ATGAACCGCTGGCTTATTGTTTTGGGGACTATCATTGTACAAATGGGTCTTGGAACCATCTATACGTGGAGTTTATTCAATCAACCGCTGTCTGATCGTTTCGGATGGGACGTCAGCTCGGTCGCGATAACTTTTTCAATTACCAGTTTTGCTTTGGCATTTGCCACATTGTTTGCAGGACGGTTGCAGGAACGTTGGGGTCTTCAGCGCCTGATCCGTGTGGCCGGGGTTGTGCTTGGGCTGGGTCTTATTCTGAGTTCCCAAGTATCTTCATTAACTCTACTGTACATTTTGGCTGGATTTGTCGTTGGTTTTGCAGATGGTACGGCGTATATTACGTCGTTGTCCAATCTGATCAAGTGGTTCCCGGAACGTAAAGGTCTGATCTCGGGGATCTCAGTCGGAGCTTTTGGTACCGGTAGTTTATTGTTCAAATATGTGAATTCGGCATTGATCGGGGCCGTTGGTCCTGCTCAGGCATTTATGTACTGGGGCATTATTGTTCTGGTTCTGGTGGTTGCCGGATCATTCCTGATCCGTGAAGCGGTTGTTCGTGAACAGGCTCCGGCAAGCAAGAATGGCCCGAAACAAGTGGTGGCGCGTCAGGACTACACGGTGAAAGAGATGCTGCGTACAAAAGAAGCGTACATGTTGTTCGTTATTTTCTTCACAGCGTGTATGAGCGGTCTGTATCTGATCGGTATTGTCAAAGACATCGGTGTACAGCTTGCAGGTCTAGATGTAGCTACAGCTGCCAACGCAGTGGCCATGGTTGCGATCTTTAACACGGCAGGACGTATTATTCTCGGTGCGCTGTCGGACAAAGTAGGACGAATGAAAGTCATCGCTGGTGCGCTGCTGGTGACAGCTGTAGCTGTCATGACACTTAGTCTGGTTCCATTGACCTTCGGGATCTTCTTCGCCTGTGTGGCGGCCGTTGCATTCTGCTTCGGCGGTAACATTACGGTATTCCCGGCGATTGTGGCTGATTACTTCGGACTGAAAAATCAGAGCAAAAACTATGGCGTGATCTATCAGGGCTTTGGATTTGGTGCTTTGGCAGGATCATTCATCAGCGCCCTGCTGGGCGGGTTCCATCTAACCTTCATCGTGATTGCCGTACTCTGTGCAGTCTCCCTGTTGCTCGCACTGATCATTACCCCTCCAGGTCAAGGTCGTCGTGAACGTCAACGTGAAAAACAGATGAACCTTAAGCCTTCATCACGGGCAAGCTAA
- a CDS encoding LytTR family DNA-binding domain-containing protein: protein MRALIVEDEILASEELNYLIQEHSQIEVVDRLEDGLDVLKFLQEQEVDVIFLDINIPSLDGMMLAHHIGKFATKPYIVFTTAYKEHAAEAFELEAFDYILKPYDEKRIAAMLHKLEIAFKRDHAPVEQYVEDEPAPMEDGSAAHGELVRDTNSHTNRRINLLRNDNIIVTDTADIYYAEAQEKVTKVYTKNGEFTMPVSISDFHSRLPQDTFFRCHRSYVVNLSQIREIVPWFNNTYLLRLRDLEAEVPVSRGKVKEFRQLMRI, encoded by the coding sequence ATGAGAGCTCTTATTGTGGAAGACGAGATTCTGGCAAGCGAGGAATTGAATTACTTAATCCAGGAACATAGCCAGATTGAGGTGGTGGATCGCCTTGAAGACGGGCTGGATGTACTGAAATTTTTGCAGGAACAAGAAGTGGATGTCATTTTCCTCGATATCAATATTCCCTCGCTGGACGGCATGATGCTGGCCCATCATATTGGGAAATTTGCAACAAAACCCTATATTGTTTTTACTACGGCATACAAGGAACATGCAGCAGAAGCCTTTGAGTTGGAGGCATTTGATTATATTTTGAAGCCTTATGACGAGAAGAGAATCGCTGCGATGCTCCATAAGCTGGAGATAGCATTCAAACGTGATCATGCGCCAGTGGAGCAATATGTTGAGGATGAACCAGCCCCTATGGAGGACGGATCTGCTGCGCACGGTGAACTGGTACGAGATACGAATTCCCATACCAACAGAAGAATTAATCTGCTGCGGAATGACAATATTATTGTTACGGATACGGCAGATATCTACTATGCGGAAGCGCAAGAGAAAGTGACGAAGGTATATACCAAAAATGGGGAGTTCACCATGCCAGTGAGCATATCGGATTTTCATAGCCGTCTGCCACAGGATACGTTCTTTCGCTGCCACCGTTCGTACGTTGTAAATCTGTCGCAAATCCGTGAAATCGTACCTTGGTTCAACAATACGTACCTGCTTCGCCTGCGCGATCTGGAAGCTGAAGTGCCCGTGAGTCGCGGGAAGGTCAAAGAGTTCAGGCAACTCATGCGCATCTAG
- a CDS encoding sensor histidine kinase: MLLGLFERAALLIIFLFFLSRVPRFRQILQKGKLRWQESIAVTLLFCAFAIFGTYTGINVEGSLVNVRIIAVLSGGILFGAPVGIITGIVSGVHRYLIDMDGVTAIPCLITSILAGLVSGYIHKYTPKPKRWIIGIGAGMICEALTMLLILLFSYPDPLGADIVSKIALPMILGEVNIGLIVLLVQSVEGEKEMIAARQAKLALEIANKTLPYFRSIDEDSLRKICRIIQEDIQADAVAITDTRNVLAYVGFGEERYHIGNEIISEMTKKTISSGEITISNDVIDEKTPDIHSLLIIPLKERGEITGALKIYYRKAYKITYPLQTMAVGLSQIISTQMEVSRVEEIKAAANKAELRALQTTIHPHFLFNALNAIASSIRTKPDRARELIVNLSGYMRYNLELSDELIDIHKELEQVRNYVEIEKARFGSRLNVIYEIDEVAVHIPSLVIQPLVENAIIHGILKVKGPGTVRIRVQDYPEFVRISVSDTGAGISADIIERVYHDRMPGNQIGLYNVHRRVKLIYGQGVTITRLEQGTDILFDVPKGDVVTR; this comes from the coding sequence ATGCTGCTTGGTTTATTTGAACGGGCGGCGCTGTTGATTATATTTTTATTCTTTCTGTCGAGGGTGCCCAGATTCAGGCAGATTCTGCAAAAGGGGAAATTAAGGTGGCAGGAGTCTATTGCGGTTACCTTGTTATTCTGTGCTTTTGCCATCTTCGGAACGTATACGGGCATTAATGTGGAAGGTTCACTGGTGAATGTCCGCATTATAGCGGTGCTATCGGGTGGTATTTTGTTCGGGGCGCCTGTGGGTATTATTACGGGGATTGTGTCAGGTGTACATCGGTATTTGATCGATATGGATGGTGTCACAGCTATACCTTGTCTAATCACGAGTATCCTGGCGGGTCTGGTATCTGGATATATACATAAGTACACGCCCAAGCCTAAGCGATGGATCATCGGTATTGGAGCAGGTATGATCTGTGAAGCGCTCACGATGTTACTGATCCTGCTATTTTCCTATCCCGATCCATTGGGTGCAGATATTGTTTCGAAGATTGCGCTGCCTATGATTCTGGGTGAAGTCAACATAGGGCTGATTGTGCTCCTGGTGCAGAGTGTTGAAGGGGAAAAGGAAATGATTGCAGCTCGTCAGGCGAAGCTCGCCCTAGAGATTGCTAACAAAACCTTGCCGTACTTCCGTTCCATTGACGAGGATTCTCTGCGCAAAATCTGCCGTATTATTCAGGAGGATATTCAGGCAGATGCCGTTGCGATTACGGATACCCGGAATGTACTGGCATATGTAGGATTTGGTGAGGAACGATATCATATTGGCAATGAAATTATAAGTGAGATGACCAAGAAGACGATCTCCAGCGGGGAGATTACAATCAGTAATGATGTCATTGATGAGAAAACACCGGATATCCACTCGCTGTTAATCATTCCGCTTAAAGAACGAGGAGAAATTACAGGTGCGCTCAAAATCTATTATCGCAAAGCCTATAAAATTACGTATCCTTTGCAAACGATGGCTGTAGGTCTGTCGCAGATTATCTCGACCCAGATGGAGGTATCGCGGGTAGAGGAGATCAAGGCTGCTGCCAACAAAGCGGAGCTGCGTGCATTACAGACAACCATTCACCCTCATTTTCTGTTTAATGCGCTAAATGCGATTGCTTCATCCATCCGAACCAAACCGGATCGTGCTAGGGAGCTGATTGTGAATCTATCCGGGTACATGCGGTACAATCTGGAACTGTCGGATGAGTTAATTGATATTCATAAGGAACTGGAGCAGGTCCGTAATTATGTAGAGATTGAGAAAGCCCGCTTTGGCAGCCGACTGAATGTAATCTATGAGATTGATGAGGTCGCGGTGCATATTCCGAGTCTTGTCATCCAGCCGCTCGTCGAAAATGCCATTATTCATGGCATTCTCAAGGTGAAAGGACCGGGTACTGTTCGAATTCGGGTACAGGATTATCCGGAGTTTGTTCGCATTAGTGTCAGCGATACAGGGGCAGGGATCAGTGCAGATATTATTGAACGGGTCTACCATGACCGTATGCCTGGTAACCAGATCGGGCTGTATAATGTGCATCGCCGGGTCAAGCTTATTTACGGACAAGGTGTAACCATTACCAGGCTGGAACAAGGAACCGATATTTTATTTGATGTGCCCAAAGGAGATGTCGTAACAAGGTGA
- a CDS encoding stage VI sporulation protein F, giving the protein MGYQQYGISPQLVERIKLKMKNPAVKERIKKLIDGVTKSDLQDKAKVRRLVKSSAVIMNENFSAAQEEQFVAFVLAQKIDPNNTFHLIKLWGMFR; this is encoded by the coding sequence TTGGGTTATCAACAATATGGAATTAGTCCGCAACTGGTGGAGCGGATCAAACTAAAGATGAAAAACCCCGCTGTCAAAGAACGTATCAAAAAGTTGATTGATGGCGTGACCAAGTCTGATCTGCAAGATAAGGCCAAAGTCAGAAGGCTGGTCAAGTCTTCAGCAGTCATTATGAACGAGAATTTCTCTGCGGCGCAGGAGGAGCAGTTTGTTGCGTTTGTACTCGCGCAGAAGATTGATCCGAACAATACGTTTCATTTGATTAAGCTGTGGGGGATGTTTAGGTAG
- the recG gene encoding ATP-dependent DNA helicase RecG, translated as MKLEEISVKQINGVSALKEGELHAFGISTVKDLLEYYPFRYEDYRLRSLSEVKDGDKITVQGQVMGIPVLQRYGKKSRLTCKIMTEEWMITATWFNRHFLKEQLTPNREIVITGKWEQKRMQMTVTDSEFPDKGDGRSGTLQPVYSVTGKLTQQWMRKTINQGLIQFGDMIPEILPQSLMRKYSFMPRKQAIAGIHRPQDNREGQQARQRMVYEELFLFQLKMQAYRALNRNRMDGVVHTTDNTTIREFVRSLPFELTDAQKKVELEILHDMRSPYAMNRLLQGDVGSGKTVIAAIALYTTVRSGFQGALMVPTEILAEQHMRSLQKLFEPFGVTVGLLTGSVNGRKRKDLIASLQMGMMDIVVGTHALIQEDVFFRDLGLVVTDEQHRFGVNQRSVLRRKGYNPDVLTMTATPIPRTLAITAFGDIEVSTISERPKGRIPISTYWVKHDMMERVLGFISREVDQGRQAYLICPLIEESEKLDVQNAIDLHVQMQQNFPKYRVGLLHGRMTAAEKEEMMRDFYSNDIQLLVSTTVVEVGVDVPNATLMVIMDADRFGLSQLHQLRGRVGRGAHASYCVLIADPKTEVGQERMKVMTETEDGFEVSRRDLDLRGPGDFFGTKQSGLPEFRLADMVADFAVLEQARDDVSQLIAEVNFWTSVDYAPLRDFLQQQQVFKGDLID; from the coding sequence ATGAAATTGGAAGAAATATCTGTTAAGCAAATTAACGGCGTGAGTGCTCTCAAAGAGGGAGAGCTTCACGCCTTTGGCATCTCTACTGTTAAAGACCTGCTTGAATATTATCCGTTCCGTTATGAGGACTATCGTCTGCGTTCGCTTAGTGAAGTGAAGGATGGGGACAAGATTACGGTCCAGGGACAGGTGATGGGCATTCCTGTATTACAACGATACGGTAAAAAGTCCCGTCTCACCTGTAAGATCATGACGGAAGAGTGGATGATTACAGCGACCTGGTTCAATCGCCATTTTCTCAAAGAACAGCTTACGCCCAATCGTGAGATTGTGATTACGGGGAAGTGGGAACAAAAACGCATGCAGATGACAGTTACCGACTCGGAGTTTCCCGATAAAGGCGATGGGCGTTCAGGTACACTGCAACCTGTATATTCAGTAACCGGCAAGCTGACGCAACAATGGATGCGCAAAACGATCAATCAGGGATTAATCCAATTCGGAGATATGATTCCCGAGATTCTTCCCCAGTCCTTGATGAGGAAATACAGCTTCATGCCGCGAAAGCAGGCGATTGCGGGAATTCATCGTCCACAGGACAACCGGGAAGGCCAACAGGCCAGACAGCGGATGGTGTATGAAGAACTGTTTCTGTTCCAGCTGAAAATGCAGGCGTATCGTGCGCTCAACCGGAATCGGATGGATGGTGTGGTACATACCACGGACAATACAACGATTCGTGAGTTTGTACGCAGTTTACCATTTGAACTGACAGATGCTCAGAAAAAGGTGGAGCTTGAAATTCTGCATGATATGCGTTCGCCTTATGCAATGAATCGGTTATTGCAGGGTGATGTAGGATCGGGTAAAACGGTTATTGCGGCAATTGCGCTATACACGACTGTTCGATCCGGTTTCCAAGGGGCTCTGATGGTGCCTACAGAGATTCTGGCGGAGCAGCATATGCGTTCACTGCAAAAGCTGTTTGAACCGTTTGGAGTAACTGTAGGTCTGTTAACAGGCAGTGTAAATGGGCGTAAACGTAAAGATCTGATCGCGTCGTTGCAAATGGGCATGATGGATATCGTGGTCGGGACACACGCCCTGATTCAGGAAGATGTCTTCTTCCGTGATCTGGGTCTTGTGGTGACGGACGAGCAGCATCGCTTCGGGGTGAATCAGCGCAGCGTTTTACGACGCAAAGGATATAATCCAGATGTGTTAACGATGACGGCTACGCCAATTCCACGGACACTTGCGATTACGGCTTTTGGGGATATTGAGGTATCCACGATCTCAGAACGTCCGAAAGGACGGATTCCGATCTCTACGTATTGGGTCAAGCACGATATGATGGAGCGGGTGCTCGGGTTTATCTCCAGAGAAGTGGATCAAGGGCGTCAAGCCTATCTGATCTGTCCGCTCATTGAAGAGTCGGAGAAGCTGGATGTGCAGAATGCGATTGATCTGCATGTGCAGATGCAGCAGAACTTTCCGAAATATCGTGTAGGTCTGCTGCATGGACGGATGACGGCTGCGGAGAAAGAAGAGATGATGCGTGACTTCTATAGCAATGATATTCAGCTGCTGGTCTCCACCACCGTTGTGGAGGTCGGGGTCGATGTGCCGAATGCCACGTTAATGGTCATTATGGATGCGGACCGTTTCGGTCTGTCCCAGCTTCATCAGCTTCGGGGTCGGGTTGGTCGTGGGGCCCATGCATCCTATTGTGTACTCATTGCTGATCCCAAGACAGAGGTCGGACAGGAACGTATGAAGGTCATGACGGAAACGGAGGATGGATTCGAGGTATCTCGTCGGGACCTCGATCTCCGGGGTCCGGGTGATTTCTTTGGTACCAAACAGAGCGGATTGCCCGAGTTCCGTCTTGCTGATATGGTTGCCGATTTTGCTGTGCTGGAACAAGCCCGAGATGATGTATCCCAGTTGATTGCGGAAGTAAATTTCTGGACATCTGTGGACTACGCACCTTTGCGTGATTTCCTACAGCAACAGCAAGTATTTAAGGGTGATCTGATTGACTAA
- a CDS encoding DegV family protein, whose amino-acid sequence MSHKVAIVTDSTADIPEELIRKYGIHIVPLRVLFGEETYADGVDLTSEQFYEKLKKVSVLPTTSQPSPTDFMNVYQSLLDENPERPIVSIHLSSGMSGTYQSAMLGKSLLEREGDITVLDSKSASYGYGLMVVQAAELAEQGKSAVEIAAAIEEMQKSRKLFFLVDTLEYLQKGGRIGKASAILGTLLNIKPILSIDEEGVIYAVEKVRGHKKAMARIIELFQKDLAGKRVNLAVGHTADPGSAIACAEQLRGHFTVNEVIYTNIGAVIGSHVGPGVIAIFMWPVPE is encoded by the coding sequence ATGAGCCACAAGGTTGCGATAGTAACAGACAGTACGGCGGATATTCCCGAAGAACTCATTCGCAAATACGGGATTCATATTGTTCCGTTGCGCGTTCTGTTCGGTGAAGAGACTTATGCAGATGGCGTTGATCTGACTTCGGAACAGTTCTACGAAAAATTGAAGAAGGTTTCTGTGTTGCCTACAACTTCACAGCCTTCTCCAACTGATTTCATGAATGTATATCAATCACTTCTGGATGAGAACCCGGAACGCCCGATTGTATCCATCCACCTGTCATCCGGCATGAGTGGTACCTACCAATCGGCCATGCTTGGCAAGTCTTTGCTGGAGCGTGAGGGTGACATCACCGTGCTGGATTCGAAGTCAGCATCGTATGGATACGGTCTAATGGTGGTACAGGCTGCTGAACTTGCCGAACAGGGGAAGTCAGCAGTCGAAATCGCTGCTGCCATTGAAGAGATGCAAAAATCTCGTAAATTGTTCTTTCTCGTGGATACCCTTGAGTATCTGCAAAAAGGCGGTCGGATTGGCAAAGCTTCAGCCATCTTGGGAACGTTGCTTAACATTAAGCCGATCCTGTCTATTGATGAAGAAGGCGTTATCTACGCAGTTGAGAAAGTCAGAGGTCATAAAAAGGCAATGGCACGCATTATTGAGCTGTTCCAGAAGGATCTTGCAGGCAAACGGGTTAACCTCGCGGTAGGTCATACCGCTGACCCGGGATCAGCGATCGCTTGTGCAGAGCAGCTGCGTGGTCATTTTACAGTGAATGAAGTGATCTATACCAATATTGGAGCCGTAATTGGCAGTCATGTTGGACCTGGTGTCATTGCGATCTTTATGTGGCCTGTTCCGGAATGA